From the Drosophila sechellia strain sech25 chromosome X, ASM438219v1, whole genome shotgun sequence genome, the window AATCCCCCCCCAAAATCTTATAGTTAGACAAGTTGGAGTCCTCATTTAGATGGCTAGTCATCAAATTAACACCGTGCTAATTGCTCTAAATGGATTGTTCCACAGGCACTTACCTCGATGACGGCCACAAATACGGCGGTCTCCTCACAACAGCTATTACCATCGGTGCGGGATAGTCTTCAGGAACCACCGTTGCTAGGGTAAGTATTAAAGTCTTAAGACAACACTACCACAGAGGTTCAAAAAGAGTTTGTTAAGTCTTAAAGATATCCTCGACTCTCATCCTTAACCTCATGTTTTTTTTCTGATTATCGAACAGGGTTTCTCAAGTGAGACTTCCCCTCCAGACGCCTCCTCACTCGGCGCAGGCCAGTCAACGGAACTCGATGTCCGCCCAAGGAACGATTAGTTCCCGCCAACCGAGCCCGATGAATTCACCAGCCCTCAATCCATTCGTTTATGGAACGGATGTGGATTCCGTGGACGTGGCCACGCGGGTGGCGATGGTGCGATTTTTCAATGCTCAAAATACATTGGCTAATTTCGCTGAGCACACGCGCACTTTGCGGCTATATCCACGTCCAGTGGTGGCATTCCAGATCAATAGTTTCCTACGATCCCGACCAAGAGCCTCGCAGTTCCTGAATCAATTTGCCAGGACTCAGGCCGTAGAGTTCCTGGCCGAATGGTCACTAACGCCCACGAATGTGGCGTTCCTTCGAGTGCAGACTGGCGTTATGGATCCCATGCAGGTGGGCGATAAGCCCAAGTGGTTCGCCCACGCTCTGACCCCCATCCGATTTTCGGTGTGGGACGATGGCAGCTCACTGAATGGAGCCCTACGATCGCTGAAACAACTCGAGTGCCAGCCGACGGACGAGAGTGGTTCGGACTCAGAGGGAGCGGATAGTAGTAGCTCTTCGTACAGCTCACTCAGTGATTTTGTCTCGGAAATGGCTTCCTCCGATCTTTCGCCCAGCCTGCATGATGTCTTTGGGTCTTACAATCGGCCACATGTTGTTCCTCAGACTCTCTCCTCGAATTTGGATCCGGCCTTGGTCTATCATCCGCCCAGCAAGCTGCAGTATCCCGAAGGCATTGCCGATGCGGTGGCCAGCaaagaggaggaggatgaggagcgTGCCGATAGCCCTGTGTCCTCGTCCTCCAGTCGCTCGGATCTGAGTTCGCCCAGCTTCAATCGCGATTCGGAGTTTGATTTCCAGCCGAAGGGCGGACAAACTCTGGGATCGACTACAGTTGGCAGTGGAGCGGCTGCACCCAGTTTCGAGTTGGCCACTCCGTTGGCCATGCGACTGGAGGCCACCATTAAGATGGCAAGCATTGAACAGGAATCTGACACGGTATCCACGGCGACGGCCAAGACCATAGCCGCCGGTTCGAAATTACAAAGACATCCCAGCGACTCCGAGTCGCGACCTGAAAAAAAGATTCCGGTAAGTAAAGGTTTATTGAATCTTTAGGGTAGCTGATTTATTTCTCAATAATGTTACCTAATCATTAGCCACCACTTACGCCACCGGTGAAGCAGCCTGGAGTAAGCAATATCCTGGCCCGAACTGGTAGTTccggctccagctccagcagTCCTGGACGTCAGAGTTCCCAGAGCTCCCTATTCGAGAACTTTGCCTCCCATGCCAAGGAACTGGTGCGCGAAACAACGCGTCAGAGCAGCCAGGAGGGTCTACTGGCCCATGTGGATAAGGTGAGTAAAATTAAGGTTCATTCTATGGGCTGGTTCTTTAACTAGATGTGCTGTTGTACTATGATCGTTGATCTGATTTTCTTGCCTTTCTTTCCGTCCGTAAACGTGATTATTATTTGGACTTTTCtcctttatttgttttattaattttaatgggTTATTTGCGTTGGTTAATTGAACCTGACATAAATGTACCGTACTGTAGCATGCGCTGGACGAAGATCTTGACGACAAAATGCGTCATACCTTCGAAAAGGTTGGTACTCCCGCCGCACTGTCCCATCCCATCCAGAATCGATCCCACCACGCTTTCATGAACATTGCCTTAATCTTATACCATTTCTCTATTCATCACATTGCAcaccacatacacacacacatcattAATTGAACAAAGTGAGTCTGGTCATGGCCTACTATCAATAAGGTTACAGTATATTATACCCATATATACACGCGCTACTCATTTCTCTAGACACTATTTTAGGCTATTCATACAAGTAcatagaatatttttttaaatgtttatccAAACAGTAACATGTTTTTTTATCATTCAAATGCACCCACACTTCCAACAAGAACTGAGACTAAATCCCTCCTTGAAGCATCCTGACACCCATATCCTCACCACACCTTTCCGCAGATTTGTAATTCCCCCATGGGATTCGTAGTGCCATTGTAGATTGCTTCAAACTAGACCTCAATCCGGTATCACTTGGGGTTGAGGGACTCAAGCTTTGATTGTTAGCACCACTTAGGCGATTGTGTAGTCTTGGAATACCAACCAATTTAGGTCTTGATTACTAATACGTATTCGATTTCGGATTCATAGTTTACGCTGCACGCAAAGAAGGCAGCTGGAGAGGCTTCGAAGCAGGCCCTGGAAGTGTCCAAACAGGCGGCTGGGGTGAGCAAGAATACCCTCGAAGATCTCACATATGTGGGCAAATCGACGCTGGGCGATCTTACCAAAACGGCCAAGGAGGCTGCCACCAAGAAGGGCATCATTAAGATTGAGGAGCATACGGCGGGTGGTGCTGGACCACCGCCAAAGTCACCCGGTTCCCAGCTGGCGACACACAAACAGGTGCAGCAATCGGGCGGCCAGGGTGGCAACAACTTCTTCTCCGCGATTGGGACGGATTTCAATGGGCTAGcctcatccacatccactaTGTTTTCGGGCATGTTTGGTAAAAGTAAGTTACATTTAAAGATGTTCTAAAAGGAATTTCTGATCAAGAATTCTCTTCTTCCAGAGAGCCAACAAAAGCAGGTTCCTGTACAGCAAAAGCAACCTAACGTTTCCGCTGGGAAGGCCAAGTCTGGCATTAACTTCGATCCATTTCCTGGTCGCAAGGGACTCGTGGAGCGGACGCCGTTAATCAAGCATTCGGGTCCTAGGCAAACACAAGAGGAGCTGACCCGCCAGCAAAACCAGGAGCGTTCGCACAGTAATGCTGAGAATCAGACCTTCCTCAAGGATGTGACCAATCAGGTGCTCGCTGGAGAGGGAGTCGGTTGGCTGAAGCTCAATCGGTTTAAGAAACTAATGGAGGACGAGTCCTATCGCACACTGGTGCTCAGCAAGCTCAATAAGACGCTGGACAAGAAGATTGCCCCAGATGATCATATTGACGATGTGGTAAgcttaaaatatttggtatattGAAGTTCCAGGGTAACCCCATCGTTTATCCCTCAAGTGCGTGACGAAGCCCGTGTGGAAGGGTATGCTGAAGTGCATCCAGGCCATAGCCGGCGGGTTGGACGTGACCTTTGCGAATTTCGGCCTGGGCGGTATGGCTTCTGTGTTCCAGTTGATGGAGGTAGCCCACACGCATTATTGGAGCAAGGAGATCAACGAGGGCAGCGACATGTCCTCCAGCCTGCTCTCCAGTCACGCCGCCAGTCCCATGGGCAGTAGAGAGAACCTGCGATCGCCTAGCTCGCCAAATGGCTCCCACTCGGCATTGGGCAGTGAATGGGCATCGCCGCAGGAATCACGAAAGAGTTCCACTCAATTGGCACACGGTGGACCGGGTGGTTCGCATTCGGGAGCACCGATCAACCGACGATTGTCGTCGGCGGACAGCCAGGATGGTCAGTCCACCACGGAGATGTTCAAGGACATGCTGTCGCAGAAAAGAAGTGCCTTGAAGAACATGCTCACCTCCTTCGATTCAGATGTAAGTTGTGTTGCTCGATGTAGTTCCTTGAGATATGAATAGCCCACTCAGACATTTATAGCCGCCCATTCCATCAATGCCAATTGTACTCAGCTTGTCAAACCAATCCTGTATTTCGCTcagtgtgtatatatatatatatatatcgtatCGTAGACTCGCCTATCAGCATTTCAGTAAATAGCTAAATCAGTACCAATTAGCATATATCAGTATCCACCAGTATGTAacatatacatgtatgtatgtcaCATAGCGAGTGTCAATCGATGTAGTCTGCCGATCCTCCCACCGTAACCTCTCAACCGTATCTATATATTCGTAACCGCCACCCGTTCCGCCTACATCCCGTATCGTTACCGTCCAACCGATATACCCGATTGTAGAGTACTCTAACACTCATAGTGTGTAATCCGTAGGCTGCTGGCTCCACGGGTGCGCTTTCCGTTGTCAGCTTGGGCGTCCGCTTGCCCTCCAGCTGCCGATCCACGGTTTCTGACACCGAGTACGAAAATGTAAGTACACCAGAGGGTCAAAAATACGGCAAGTTATCCATTGAATTTTTTGGAGAAAAATGAATATTCTGAAGTTGgcacaaaaacagaaacctCTTTAAACCGAAAGAGAAATCTGAGTGCCATTAAAATCTTCATTCGGGAAATCATTCTAAAACCTCCGCAACAACCTTTCCAAATAAATTAGTTGTCTACCATTTCCTGTAACAAGCTTTGGGTAGACATTTTAAACTTAAGAGTCCTTATCCTCGTTTGTCCTAAATCTGGTCCGAAATCAAAATTTCCGACCAAATCTAAACCGAAATTCATTTTGCAGACAACCACGTCGAAGGATTCCAAAAAGAGCTCTGGAAATCTATGGTCGGGCAAGTCAACGCTAAGTGCCGGATTTCGTTATACTGGAGGACACCTGATCAACACGTCATCTTCTCCCTCGCCGGACAGTCCGCGGGTTTATCTCTTCGAAGGGTTGCTGGGCAAGGATCGCCTTAATCTTTGGAACCAAATGCAATTCTGGGAGGATGCCTTCCTCGACGCTGTTAGTCAAGAGCGTGATATGATCGGCATGGATCAGGTGAGTGTTTGTTTGGCAACGGTGGCCTTCATTCCATTAATACTTCGATTATTTCACAGGGTCCTATTGAAATGATGGAGCGCTACAAATCACTAAGTGAATCGGAGCGCAAGCGTCTTGAACACGACGAGGATCGTTTGCTATCCACAATGCTCTACAACCTGACGGCCATCCTGGTGATGCTGAATGTCGCCAAAGACGAGATCCGACGCAAGATTCGTCGCCTTCTTGGAAAGAGTCATATTGGCTTGGTGTATTCCCAAGAGGTACACAATGTCGTCGATCAGATAAACAATCTGGTAGGTTATAGAGTTAAGAAGGcctgatttatatgttttgTAAAATACACTTTCTTGTTGCAGAACGGAAATGACATTGATCTAAAGCCCCTGGGTTCACGATTGCTGCACCGCCAGAGCTTCACCGTCCACCAGGGCACGGATGTGAATGGACCACTACGATTCATGGAGGTGCGGGACGATGGTCTGGTACTGCGATCAGTGGATGGCACCATTGTGGAGCGCTGGTGGTACGAGCGGCTGGTCAACATGACCTATTCACCCAAGACCAAGCTGCTCTGCCTGTGGCGCCGCAATGGCGGTCAGACGCAATTGCACAAATACTACACACGAAAGGTGAGTGTTTTTAGTTGGTCAAGTAAAGATATAGCCCATCATAGCAACGAATACTCTTTTCCCGTACAGTGCAAGGAGCTGTATAATTGCATCAAGGAGGCAATGGAGCGGGGCGGCACGCCCACCAATGTGCCCGAGCTGGGCGGCGAGTTTCCCGTTCAGGACATGAACACAGGCGAGGGCGGCCTGCTGCAGGTGTGCCTCGAGGGTGTCGGTTTGTTGTTCTCCAACAGCAAGGTGAGTGCCAGAGATATATAGACTtgccaaaaatcaaattcCCCACCAACACTTGGCATACACAAAACATTGTAACACACCCAAAACTTATACACAACCAACCAGCTTCATCTCCGAATGCCTCAAACTACTAGTATTCGTTTTTTTTGTACACCACTCCTCATCAAGCAACGCATATATTTCCCAATACGAATCCCTCAAACCAGATCCATATATAATTGAGTACAGATACACTGTAAGCTTATGATAAACTTAATTAATCCGAAGCATAAATGAAAGACcttgatatttttatttcgctgTTTGGGTCACCAAATTGGGTGTTGATCTGGGTCAACCAATATCATACCAATGGAACACCAGACCCCAAAAATGACGGGATTTACATACAGATTGAAGAAAAAAGATATTTACGCCTCAATTGGATTACCCAATATAACGCCACAAATGGTGTTCACCTGGGTCACCTAAATAATCCAGAGTTAAACTAGGACTATACTCGTACAAATTCGCGTCTATCTGTCCAGATATCGATACATACTCCCACTGCCTTCGTTTccgtgttttgttttcagtcgttacgtttcatttcgtttcggttTGGTTCAGTTTTCATTTCCGTCTAGCTTTCTTTGGTTTCTTTTCCTTACGATGTATAAGTTCGATCAATTACCAATAATTTTCttcttgtgtgtgtgtgtatcgaCTGCATCAAGATCAAGGGCCCTCTCAATATACATCtctatgtataaatatatatatcaaatatGTTCGTTTTCAGTTCATGCCTTTCTGATATGTCTAACCTAATACTAATTTGAATGAACAACCGAAACAGATTATAGAAGACTTGTGTAGGTCCGCCCAGTCTgctttgaaaataataataaaaaatatgctataaCCGAAACTGAATGTGAGAATATATGTTAACCTCTATATTCCTGGCCAAGAAGGTCTGGATATCGGACTTTATCGACGACTGAGTCGATTCTTGTCGGGTCTTTTCATTTGTTAGCAATAACCGGAACCCCGTCTCCACCTATCCAACTACCCAAGCTAAACCCAACTACGTATTATATTTTACCgatctctctctgtctctctttATCTATCTATCTCGCTCTAACTCTTTCTCTTTTGTTCattggctttggttttggcattttattttgactcgCCTTCTTATATATCTACTTATATTATTCCTAAGTCATTATATAATccacaaaaaattgaaaaatcaatCGAATCTTTTATCTTATCCAATTTCTAATCGATCAAGTGAAAGTATATatgaacaaataaatatatatatatgcagaAAAATCCATCTATATCATACCCATATATTGTGCTAGTGAATGTACTGAATGCTGTATTCATTATACtctctattttatttattacctAACCGATTCAATGATAACGCCATCAAAACCAAtagcaaaagaaaaataaaaaatcccAATTCTCCTTTTCATTCTTTTCGATTACGATTGTCATTCTAACGATCCTTACGTTTGGTTACTTATACTCACCGTTTGATATGTTAATATTGTCATCTTTATCTCATTTTGATTGTCTTTATTATCGATTACTCAGATTACAAATTTACCGATTTACGATTACCGACTAGTATCGTTCCTAAGAGTACTGTACTTCatagaaaacaaaaacgatatttgtatgtatgtacccTCGAAGCACCCACGACTAAAGTGTTCCTCATATCCACATAAAAATCGATTTACCTTAAGAAAAACTTAAACTACAAGAAATTATTAAGTAACATTTAAACCTTTGCCTCGAATATTTCGAATAGGTCCCTCGAACGTTATTGGAGTCTATTCAATTTCGTATGTCCCTTGTTCATTACTTTGGCAAAGTGATTTGTTTTcctgtatatatatagaataccCTCAATTCTTTGATACGGGAAAAAACAATTGTAGCACAAGGGTCTAATTGATTCTGGGTTAAAACTAAGGtatattgttgtttatttattttatattttccttatttatttatgttaacCTTTTGGAGCTCGctattgaaaacaaaaataataaatctatatatattcatatatatgtatgacaTAGAAAAGCAATGCatcgaaaaaaaatatggcaaaTTGTTTagcaagaaacaaaaatattctaaGCTGGTAACTTTTGAGATGGTCCTTGTGCAAAATCCTCTAAAGTGCTTTGTTTTTTCGTTTTGAGTTCGATTTGGttggttttaatttgtttttttggtttccTGTCTCTAAGTTTGCTATTTCTATTGACATATGTgcgtatatacatatataaataacttcctttttatatataaatatatatatatatctgtctCTGTCTATCTTTCTTCTAAATCTAAATCTTTCTCTTTTCCGTGTTATATATGCGATATATAAGAAGTCTACGTGAGCTCAGAATTTTCTGTCTTACGCAATTTTCGGTTCCATTGTTCCATTTCAATTCGATTGCGTTCTTACATTCAGTTTTAATTTATGGTAGTGATTTCATGCCAAATTGTTTCTTAAGTATGATAACTAAAACCAACAAGTACAAACAGCAAAAGTAATATAAGCTATAGTAGACATTTCCTACCCCATGATATCTCCACATTTACCGTTGTAAAGCCGATAGACAATATCGATACCGATACCGATaccaaaaccgaaaccgaaaatcCTCAAAAAATAATGTCCCACCGTCTTTAAGCAAACGACTCTAacataacaacaacagcaacaacaaccacattTCATATCGTTTCTATTTAGTCTACctacaaaaaatcaaaatatatacaaaaataatacaaaattcgccagcaatttggaaatttgaacagaaaataaaatgaaacaaaaatatttgaatgaaCAGTTTAAAAAACAGTTTTCTCAACTTTcctttttataattttctttgttgtttgtttgatATTCTCTGTCGAACGCGGAACGCTGCACCGTTGCTCGCTCTCCCTCCTTTGTGGACCAACCAAAAATCACGTTCCGTATTCGGAACGtaccgatccgatccgaaaCCAAACTGAACCGAATTGAATTGTATTATTCCAATGATTGGTCTACTTTTCAAAcgataacaaaaacaaaacccaaaaaacaaatcaaaaatcgAAATATAATCAAAAATCTATGATAAAACGATCTGAAAATGTCTGAAAAAACGATAAAGGATTTCGAGGTATTGCAATGAACCAATTTCTTGTTATATTTGAACTTAAATTTATAAGCAACTATTGTTCTTTAAATGCCCTGCTGTCCACCACCCACCCAATCCCTGAACCCATCCTCTTTTTCCCACCTCAACCACCCACTGAATTAACCTGCCCTTTTATatgaaaacaaagaaaaatagtaaatatatattttagtttgCGTTGCCCTTTAGTTTTAACTTGGACTCTTTTGCGTTCATAACACTTTGTTTTATCCTTCACTTTCACTCACCCAATAAAggtaaaaaccaaaaaagtaTACAAAATAATCTGATATGGCATTAaacagttaaaaaaaaaacaaaaaccaaaaatttgtaGTTGATATTGAATTTAAACCTTAAGCcgcaaataatatatataccataatgtaaattatttacccatattttttgtgttttattctCTATATCTCTCGCTATCTCTCTAATCCAACTGAGATTTTCGTTTTTGAACTGTTGGTTGATTgattggttggttggttagttggtttgtttgttgaattgaacttgattgaattgaattgaaactGAGCCGTACACTTTGTATACCTTAATGCCGATTACCGATTGCCGATTATCAATTGTTGATTACTGTAATTGATTAACGTTAGATTTACCCAATTATCATTTGGGCCCCCAGTTGTCGACACATTATCGATTTTCATTTACCAAGCCACCTGCgatttatgatttttttaatgttagagagcacacacacaaaaaacgcAAGACTTCAAAATAATGAATGGTCACACTCTTCGCCCAACTCATAGATGGTCACACTGGGCTCAAAGTAAAATCTCCAGACTTTGAACCTAAGCATGCTTAGCACACTGCACAGTTTAAGTGCAATTACTTACAAGGACTGCACCCGAATTCACCACAGTCTAACACAATTCACCACACTTGCATATGTCCTAGTCTGTCCGATATCCTTTCTATAAGTAGATAACCATTTAACTAGACATGATCACGATTTTAGTTATataacacacacaaaaataacATATATACTTGAATATACACGTGGCTGTACTGATCCAttccatttcgtttcgttACTTTCCGTTCTATTCCGCTTAGTTCCGTACCATTAATTTTCGTTGGTTGCGGCCAAAGTTAGATGACCTTTCACTTGGAGGGAAAGCAGCCCCTAAGCACTTATAAAACCTTTTGAAAATGATGCAGGGTTTGTTTAGTGGTCACGAAGATACTATCACATCTTTTTAGTAAAGAcaagattaaaataatatagtaTTCAGATCACTACAAACTAATTACAAACCCTGTGTCTCACATAATTTTGCTATTACCTTTCCTTCTAGTTCCCTTATAGAGTGTGCCAGACAACCAAAACCGAGTTACCAACAATAGACCAATAAAGATTACTTAGTGTTGATTTTGAGTTTGCTTGTGTAGAGTTACTTGTTTAGCAAAGAATTAAACGCAAATTGTAGTTGTAGTTTATTAATTAAGAAACCAAAGGAaagtattaaataaaatgagacAAACAGATAATTATACCGTACACTTAGAGGTAAAATTCCCACTTAGAAACCCCATTAATATAGTCGTAAGCTAACTACCAAAACTGCtggaattttcatttcaatatcTATAAGCAATTGCTAAAAGTCTGGCTTTTCCGCCCATCTTTTCCCCATCTCTCGCTCTTTATCTATTTCTAATTTACTCATTTTCAGCCTGTCTCTATCTCTGTTTACCTTCTTTAAGCCTTTGATATcgagccaaaaaaaaaaaaaaaaaaaaaaaaaaaaatagtataGAGTATAGTAAACTGTTTGAGTAGGATGCTCAATATTGATCCTATTCCGATTATATTCACTGGTTCTTAGTGGTAGCGCCACATGCTGCATGCTGTTACATGTAATTATCCCTTACTCCTATATCTCCCATTTCCCAACTGACAAACATTCACCCTATAAAGCTACAAAATCTCTATAAACACATCGACCAACGTATTGTAAGAGCGACTGTACCAAAAATCTCTACTTAAATCTATTTATTACTTTTCACGGAATAATAAACGGGTTGCCCTCAGAGAATCCTCTGATATAACCCATTTAAAAacgtaataaatatttgttttaaatactttttttttatattcaaaCCACTTCTATAGAGAAGTACACACACTCGGACACCCAACACTGTACCTAACTTTATTCATTTAGCGTTTGTATTAGTGCAATTTGGGGTTGCTCAGGAGAACAACTCTCGTCAATATAAACCATAATTATGCATAGAACCAATGCGTCTCCGTATCCAAAATTCAAACAATCTAGTATACGACCATCTCACAAGTGCTAATTGGAAACGTCCTTtatcaaacaaaaaaacttaaaaataacatttaatatggaagaaaaattattttttacaataaaaaatagCAAGTAAAACAAACTAATTACCAAACtttcatttgattttgctGCATTCTCTTTCTGTCTCTAACTCAATCGGTCTGAGTCCCTCCGTtgaattcctttaagtttttAGTTCTGCCATTCCATTTGATTTAATATTGCGTTTGGTTTAATTTCGTTTTAAGTCCTGAGCACTGATTATCGCCAAAAGCACTTGATGCGTGCCGtgtacataaataaatgtcGTTAACTGTACTTGGTGTCCTTGTCTTGCTGCCTGCATCGATTAGATTGGCCCATGCGCTTGCGTAGcatttagcttttgtttgcctgcctgcctgcttGCTTGTGTTCCAATACCGTACCGTACCGTTTCGTTTGGTTGGGTTGGTAACTGTACTATTGACGatacaataaaaaaacaaaatatgaaaacttttCAAGGAATCCGCCAAAAACCTCCCAGTTGCTataatttattacattttactGCCCACGCGTAAATGCTATCTCTGTTCCAACGCTCTCCAACTATCTCTCTCTAACTCCCACTCTGCCTATCAACCAGTCTCTTCCTCTGCTGAACAGCGTTTGTGTGAAAGCTTTTTGGTTTGAACCGCCTTATAATTTGCATTCCGTTACCGTTATTTTAAGTTGCGTTCCGTTTTGCTtgatttcgtttcgtttcgtttccccctttacgTTATGTTCCATTCTTGCGTTCCGTTTTGCAACGGAGCCTTGAAGCCGAAGAAAGAATGAAAGTTGTTTGGCATTGAAGCTTAACTGATTCCATTCTCCGCCCGTATTTCAGTTCTTCGTCCGATTGGACCACATCCGCAAGTGCTTCACCCAGAAGGGTGGCATTTTTGTACTGGAGGAGTACAGTAAGTACTGTATAAGTTGTACTCTTGCGATTGTTTCCAAACCAAAGTCATACCCTTGTATTATCTGCTTTTTCAGATCCCAAGACGCGCAATCTCATTCAACGAAAGTACCAGTCGAGCATGGTAAGTGACTTAACTAAACTACAAATCAACCACTATTCGCCAACACAGCCATCATGCACTTCGCACCACTTGTTCCGAGTTGCATCCCGTTCCGTTCCGGAACTATCGTTAATCGATTAAATGTACATAAACTTGCTTAAGCCTGCCGAGTTATGCAATTTTCTGTACAAATCAAATGTGAGCCCCAAGCCCATctcaatatacatatgtatatcaatATATCTGCATATATGGAGATTTCAGAATTTGTTTACCACTGTATGATATGGCACATTCAATTGCACCGACAGTTTGTATATACGATATTGAGATAATCtctttgattttcgatttttcttttctttccgTTTTCGTTTACCCTTTGGTTATTTGCATTCGTTTTCTGTGAATATATTTCTATGTCAACGACAACTCAACTACTCAACAACAAACAATgcctgcaacaacaacacacaaaACACCAATAACACCACTCATATGTCATCAAACCAAAATATAATACGACCACACACCGCAAAATAACCTTCaccaattaaatttgaaactGAAATCGAAACACCCGAATGTGTAATTGAAACCAAAGGCGTCGGAAATTGTCTTGAGCTTCCATCGCGTTACCTCCGTGCAGTTTGCCTACATCTGTCATCTCAATGGCGAGCGAGGTACAGTCACCA encodes:
- the LOC6619593 gene encoding MAP kinase-activating death domain protein isoform X2; this translates as MSDQQKASLCPRLVDYMAIVGAHTTPPMPKGLQGLKAPPVQVPDLLRRYPPSDHADFPLPLDMVYFCQPEGCTSVGPRRTGSAIRDMTSFVFALTDKDSGKTRYGICVNFYRPIERPSSAAGSAGAGNDRPGNGGPGGHGGGAGGGAGGGGRGGRRSSAFRRESWRKSMERSSDSAFSSYGLLTSSSDYRSNVAPSDSDRELTSRRDSDQQRLHSHHSHHQPHHPSASPAVPKLGLMAPSADSESGGSHSPSPRASRKRTKLRNQSLTSLCIISHHPFFTTFRECLFILKKLIDACNESSSPKRVGASQKINRDNVWTVLTGHVSDATPSIVLHDVREIETWILRLLSTPVPVPGSTRVEVEVLSPTVHEPLLFALPDHTRFSLVDFPLHLPLELLGVETCLKVWTLIMQENKVLFQSRDYNALSMSVMAFVTMLYPLEYMFPVIPLLPTCLSCAEQLLLAPTPFVIGVPASFLVYKKNFRLPDDIWVVDLDSTKLTPPTGGYEEIPPLPEPEGTILKNHLKQAMLLMDEAGLGALTSMTATNTAVSSQQLLPSVRDSLQEPPLLGVSQVRLPLQTPPHSAQASQRNSMSAQGTISSRQPSPMNSPALNPFVYGTDVDSVDVATRVAMVRFFNAQNTLANFAEHTRTLRLYPRPVVAFQINSFLRSRPRASQFLNQFARTQAVEFLAEWSLTPTNVAFLRVQTGVMDPMQVGDKPKWFAHALTPIRFSVWDDGSSLNGALRSLKQLECQPTDESGSDSEGADSSSSSYSSLSDFVSEMASSDLSPSLHDVFGSYNRPHVVPQTLSSNLDPALVYHPPSKLQYPEGIADAVASKEEEDEERADSPVSSSSSRSDLSSPSFNRDSEFDFQPKGGQTLGSTTVGSGAAAPSFELATPLAMRLEATIKMASIEQESDTVSTATAKTIAAGSKLQRHPSDSESRPEKKIPPPLTPPVKQPGVSNILARTGSSGSSSSSPGRQSSQSSLFENFASHAKELVRETTRQSSQEGLLAHVDKHALDEDLDDKMRHTFEKFTLHAKKAAGEASKQALEVSKQAAGVSKNTLEDLTYVGKSTLGDLTKTAKEAATKKGIIKIEEHTAGGAGPPPKSPGSQLATHKQVQQSGGQGGNNFFSAIGTDFNGLASSTSTMFSGMFGKKSQQKQVPVQQKQPNVSAGKAKSGINFDPFPGRKGLVERTPLIKHSGPRQTQEELTRQQNQERSHSNAENQTFLKDVTNQVLAGEGVGWLKLNRFKKLMEDESYRTLVLSKLNKTLDKKIAPDDHIDDVCVTKPVWKGMLKCIQAIAGGLDVTFANFGLGGMASVFQLMEVAHTHYWSKEINEGSDMSSSLLSSHAASPMGSRENLRSPSSPNGSHSALGSEWASPQESRKSSTQLAHGGPGGSHSGAPINRRLSSADSQDGQSTTEMFKDMLSQKRSALKNMLTSFDSDAAGSTGALSVVSLGVRLPSSCRSTVSDTEYENTTTSKDSKKSSGNLWSGKSTLSAGFRYTGGHLINTSSSPSPDSPRVYLFEGLLGKDRLNLWNQMQFWEDAFLDAVSQERDMIGMDQGPIEMMERYKSLSESERKRLEHDEDRLLSTMLYNLTAILVMLNVAKDEIRRKIRRLLGKSHIGLVYSQEVHNVVDQINNLNGNDIDLKPLGSRLLHRQSFTVHQGTDVNGPLRFMEVRDDGLVLRSVDGTIVERWWYERLVNMTYSPKTKLLCLWRRNGGQTQLHKYYTRKCKELYNCIKEAMERGGTPTNVPELGGEFPVQDMNTGEGGLLQVCLEGVGLLFSNSKFFVRLDHIRKCFTQKGGIFVLEEYNPKTRNLIQRKYQSSMSDQICYSVLCVFSYVAAGQDQKKNPVVITPQIQDIHAQQKQKHQQQQQHQQPQQQQQPHQPTTQQHQPTAVASAVPTTTVPAGQVNPNRMTGKSQAGSISIRHTVPMQKPTITMSTVQPQARMPAQVATASVTGPVTVPVLPTPAPPTSNPVKLPQLPPRVPSQPSTESLASISSPPPKLRTPMSAPPGPPPAIPPRTGAISRSGSVPAARSFVRQASANSTPPQYTPQPPPPFVIPKRHSGLARASTLSSSTSASMSSSSASNHPGHSQSQQRASHGSVAAVLQSMPEAEPGYGSGSGSISGSSSGSGSASGSIASASPQAHRKH